From a region of the Methanobacterium formicicum DSM 3637 genome:
- a CDS encoding PHP domain-containing protein, with protein sequence MKYDLHTHSNYSRDGWVNVEKMVKIAIKKGISGIALTDHNTIKGALKAKKLESEKFKVIVGSEISTERGEVIGLFLSEEIRSRKFEEVISQIREQDGIIVLPHPFDNIRGNGIKPNQEDAKLVDYVEIFNSRCLLNKYNIQAEKYAKKNGLNGLAGSDAHFASEIGNAGVFIQEDDLRKGFEKGNLETFGRKTSPLNLGLTKAVKILKKNQFR encoded by the coding sequence ATGAAATACGACCTTCACACTCACTCTAACTATTCCCGGGATGGTTGGGTAAATGTAGAAAAAATGGTAAAAATAGCCATTAAAAAAGGCATATCCGGAATAGCCTTAACCGACCATAACACCATTAAAGGAGCATTGAAAGCCAAAAAACTAGAAAGTGAGAAGTTTAAGGTGATTGTTGGCTCTGAAATAAGTACAGAAAGGGGGGAAGTAATTGGATTATTCTTATCTGAAGAAATACGTTCCAGAAAATTTGAAGAGGTAATTTCACAGATAAGGGAACAGGATGGTATCATAGTTCTCCCACATCCCTTCGATAATATTCGGGGAAATGGAATTAAACCCAACCAGGAAGATGCTAAACTGGTGGATTATGTGGAGATATTCAATTCCCGTTGCTTACTAAACAAGTACAATATCCAGGCAGAAAAATATGCCAAAAAAAATGGATTAAATGGACTGGCAGGTAGTGACGCTCACTTTGCCAGTGAAATAGGTAATGCTGGGGTGTTCATACAGGAAGATGACCTGAGAAAAGGCTTTGAAAAAGGTAATTTGGAAACTTTTGGCCGGAAAACATCTCCCCTAAATCTAGGACTCACCAAGGCAGTTAAAATACTAAAGAAGAACCAATTCAGGTGA
- a CDS encoding decaprenyl-phosphate phosphoribosyltransferase translates to MLKDILVSMRPKQWYKNLVIFIGIIFSINLLNLNLWIEVIAAFTIFCILSGSIYVLNDILDLEKDKNHPKKKNRPLASGRLKVSHALTSAIILIFIALTGAYLLNLQFFMVSVAFFILMLVYSFFLKEIIIVDIMVISIGFVLRAMAGALAIGVYVSPWLIICAFLLALFLALGKRRHELVLLKENASNHRKILGEYSTDMLDQMINITTSALIMSYSLYTFFSGNIYIMITIPFAFYGLFRYIFLVHARNMGGEPEMIFKDRGMVISIVLWVIVVVCVLYII, encoded by the coding sequence ATGTTAAAAGATATTTTAGTATCCATGCGCCCAAAACAGTGGTATAAGAACCTGGTTATATTCATTGGAATCATATTTTCAATAAATCTTTTAAATTTAAACCTCTGGATTGAGGTAATAGCTGCATTCACAATCTTTTGCATACTTTCAGGAAGCATATACGTACTTAATGATATTTTAGACCTTGAAAAAGATAAAAATCACCCTAAAAAAAAGAATCGCCCTCTTGCTTCAGGACGTTTGAAAGTATCCCATGCATTAACCTCTGCTATAATATTAATATTCATAGCCCTTACTGGGGCCTATCTATTGAATTTACAGTTTTTCATGGTATCTGTAGCATTTTTCATCCTTATGCTTGTCTACTCCTTCTTCCTGAAGGAGATTATCATCGTGGACATAATGGTTATATCAATCGGTTTTGTGCTAAGAGCCATGGCTGGAGCCTTAGCTATAGGAGTTTATGTATCCCCCTGGTTGATAATATGCGCATTCCTACTGGCACTATTCCTGGCACTTGGAAAACGAAGGCATGAATTAGTTTTACTAAAAGAAAATGCATCCAATCACCGGAAAATATTAGGCGAATATTCCACAGATATGCTGGATCAGATGATCAACATCACCACATCCGCACTGATCATGTCCTATTCACTCTACACCTTCTTTTCAGGCAATATTTATATAATGATCACAATTCCCTTCGCTTTTTACGGACTTTTCCGCTACATTTTCCTGGTTCACGCCAGAAACATGGGGGGCGAACCTGAAATGATATTCAAAGATAGAGGAATGGTTATAAGCATAGTTTTATGGGTTATTGTAGTGGTATGTGTGCTTTACATAATATGA
- a CDS encoding phosphorylating glyceraldehyde-3-phosphate dehydrogenase, with protein MKNVGINGYGTIGKRVADAVACQDDMQIVGVTKRTPNFEAQMAVEKGFPLYISAPEREGLFEEAGIKVTGTIDDLYDKVDVMVDCTPGGIGAKNKEVYSEKGVKGIFQGGEKHELIGKSFNSFANYKDNWGADYSRVVSCNTTGLCRTLKPIDDLCGIKKVRAVMVRRGADPGQVKSGPINAIVPNPPTVPSHHGPDVQTVMYDLDITTMALLVPTTLMHQHNMMVELENPASLDEVIATLEATPRVMLVEAGKGLGSTAEIMECARDLGRPRSDLNEIAVWKESLNIKDGELFYMQAIHQESDVVPENVDCIRAMLEMEEDPAKSIAKTNKNMGIS; from the coding sequence ATGAAAAACGTAGGGATAAACGGATACGGTACTATTGGAAAAAGAGTAGCTGATGCAGTCGCCTGTCAGGACGACATGCAGATCGTGGGAGTAACCAAGAGAACTCCTAACTTCGAAGCCCAAATGGCAGTGGAAAAGGGATTTCCACTATATATAAGTGCACCAGAAAGAGAAGGGCTCTTTGAAGAAGCAGGAATAAAAGTGACTGGTACCATTGATGATCTCTACGATAAAGTGGATGTTATGGTAGACTGCACACCCGGAGGAATAGGTGCTAAAAACAAGGAAGTTTACTCTGAAAAAGGAGTCAAAGGCATATTCCAGGGTGGAGAAAAACACGAACTCATTGGAAAATCCTTCAACTCATTTGCCAACTACAAAGACAACTGGGGCGCAGACTACTCCAGAGTGGTCAGCTGTAACACCACCGGCCTCTGCCGAACACTAAAACCAATTGATGACCTTTGCGGTATTAAAAAAGTTAGGGCAGTTATGGTACGCCGTGGAGCAGACCCAGGACAGGTAAAATCAGGCCCCATAAATGCCATTGTTCCCAACCCACCCACAGTACCCAGCCACCACGGCCCGGATGTGCAGACTGTAATGTATGACCTGGACATCACCACCATGGCCCTTTTAGTACCCACCACACTCATGCACCAGCACAACATGATGGTAGAACTGGAAAATCCAGCTTCACTGGATGAAGTTATTGCCACACTGGAAGCAACCCCCAGAGTTATGTTAGTGGAAGCTGGTAAGGGACTGGGTTCAACTGCAGAGATAATGGAATGTGCACGAGATTTAGGTCGACCTAGAAGTGATCTGAATGAAATAGCAGTTTGGAAGGAATCTTTGAACATCAAAGATGGAGAACTCTTCTACATGCAGGCCATACACCAGGAATCTGATGTGGTACCTGAAAATGTTGACTGTATTCGTGCCATGCTGGAAATGGAAGAAGATCCAGCTAAATCCATTGCCAAAACCAATAAAAATATGGGAATAAGTTAA
- a CDS encoding DNA topoisomerase IV subunit A, whose product MNKKDIAVNKLKSLGDIILEDVHQNNVPAIKVPSRGTSNIVYDTDKRYYVLGDRYGKRSLGNVKQITKIAQMVYVANFCKDLVRRGKTATLREMYYVSEGWDVDFGDQQESNIVGEDLEVTLGMTREDLGLMPEEDGASVYGNITFQDDDVEINALRAGKSGYTISPTIDEVDFVDHDVRRVIAVETMGMFHRMVQENAYKKFDSLIVGLKGQAARATRRFLKRVNEELNLPVYICNDGDPWGFHIAMVIISGSAKLAHVNHQLATPDAKFLGVTASDIINYDLPTDPLKDIDVLRLKELSKDPRYKDEAWQMEIKKMLKIGKKAEQQSFSKYGLEYVVDTYLPEKLESME is encoded by the coding sequence ATGAATAAGAAAGATATTGCCGTTAACAAACTTAAAAGCCTGGGCGACATAATACTGGAAGATGTACACCAGAACAATGTCCCAGCAATTAAAGTTCCCTCCCGAGGAACATCCAACATAGTCTACGATACTGATAAACGTTACTACGTCTTAGGGGACCGATACGGGAAAAGATCCCTGGGTAACGTTAAACAAATCACCAAAATAGCCCAGATGGTTTACGTTGCCAACTTCTGCAAGGACCTGGTTCGCCGGGGAAAAACTGCCACCTTAAGGGAGATGTACTACGTTTCCGAAGGATGGGATGTTGATTTCGGAGACCAGCAGGAATCCAACATCGTGGGTGAGGACCTGGAAGTTACCCTGGGAATGACCCGTGAAGACCTGGGCCTCATGCCAGAAGAAGACGGAGCATCAGTCTATGGAAACATCACATTCCAGGATGATGACGTGGAAATAAACGCACTCAGAGCAGGTAAATCAGGTTACACCATATCTCCCACCATTGATGAGGTAGACTTTGTGGATCACGATGTGCGAAGGGTTATTGCCGTGGAAACCATGGGTATGTTCCACAGGATGGTCCAGGAAAATGCCTACAAAAAATTTGACTCCTTAATTGTGGGTTTGAAAGGACAGGCCGCCCGTGCAACAAGACGTTTCCTTAAAAGAGTTAATGAAGAACTTAACCTTCCGGTTTACATTTGTAACGACGGAGACCCATGGGGATTTCACATTGCCATGGTTATCATCAGTGGAAGTGCCAAACTGGCCCACGTAAATCACCAGCTGGCAACACCTGATGCCAAATTCCTGGGCGTTACCGCCTCCGACATCATCAATTACGACCTTCCCACTGACCCCCTCAAAGATATTGATGTTTTAAGGCTTAAAGAACTCTCCAAAGACCCCCGTTACAAGGACGAAGCATGGCAGATGGAGATCAAGAAGATGCTCAAAATCGGGAAAAAAGCAGAACAGCAGTCTTTCTCCAAGTATGGACTGGAATACGTTGTTGACACTTACTTACCTGAAAAACTTGAGTCAATGGAATAA
- the top6B gene encoding DNA topoisomerase VI subunit B, whose product MEREAAELFEEFKELTASEFFRRNKQMLGFSGKIRSLTMVFHELITNSLDASEEAGILPEIKIDLKRLDKDHYILRHTDSGPGIPEPYITKVYCTMFAGSKFRNIQSRGQQGLGCSGCVLLSQMTTGKPAKVVSGYYEGDKLKGVEMTFKMDVKTNRGLVLERKDVEVQNTGVSIELPFKDVSYSLSEQGAYEYIRRTMIANPHTKITFRDPTGHKYIFKRAADIIPPLPKEVLPHPKGVTADDLIFMAKHTDKRRFRSLLTSNLSRMSTKRVNDIQEITGIDLNKRPKDMKWEEAEQIVETFAKMDFMAPPTSGLIPIGKEQIEKGIREILNPEFVATTTRKPKTFRGGVSFIIEAGISYGGDSGRMVGDQRKAEIMRFANRVPLAFDQGSCAITEALKSVDWKRYGIRDLDNAPITVFVNIISTNVPYLSTGKQSVAPEPEILHEVRQATMKIARSMQKYIRAKKAAKEEAMRSKVFENLVPVIIRESAILAEKDVPEYDAVLAKVTRRAKYEGVVQDE is encoded by the coding sequence TTGGAGCGAGAAGCAGCTGAACTATTTGAGGAATTTAAAGAACTCACCGCATCAGAATTTTTCAGAAGGAACAAACAGATGCTGGGTTTTTCCGGTAAAATCCGGTCCCTGACCATGGTATTCCACGAACTGATAACCAACAGTCTGGATGCTTCAGAAGAGGCAGGAATACTTCCAGAGATAAAAATAGACCTCAAACGTTTGGATAAAGATCATTACATACTCAGACACACCGATAGTGGGCCGGGAATACCCGAACCATACATTACCAAGGTATACTGTACCATGTTCGCTGGTTCCAAGTTCAGGAACATCCAGTCCAGGGGTCAGCAGGGATTGGGGTGCAGTGGTTGTGTCTTATTATCACAGATGACCACTGGGAAACCAGCAAAAGTTGTGTCCGGTTACTATGAAGGTGACAAGCTTAAAGGAGTTGAGATGACCTTTAAGATGGATGTGAAAACCAACCGGGGGCTGGTCTTAGAAAGGAAAGATGTGGAAGTGCAAAACACCGGGGTTTCCATTGAACTACCCTTTAAAGATGTCTCATATTCCCTCTCAGAACAGGGAGCCTACGAGTACATCCGCCGAACCATGATCGCCAACCCTCATACCAAGATCACCTTCAGGGATCCTACTGGACATAAATACATCTTCAAAAGAGCCGCAGATATCATACCACCATTACCCAAGGAAGTGCTCCCTCATCCTAAAGGAGTTACCGCTGATGACCTGATATTCATGGCCAAACACACCGATAAACGCCGTTTCAGGAGTCTTTTGACCAGCAATTTGTCCAGAATGTCCACTAAACGGGTGAATGATATTCAGGAAATCACTGGCATTGACCTTAACAAACGTCCCAAGGACATGAAATGGGAAGAAGCAGAACAGATCGTGGAAACTTTCGCCAAAATGGATTTCATGGCACCACCTACCTCTGGTCTCATACCCATTGGTAAAGAACAGATAGAAAAGGGTATAAGGGAAATTTTGAATCCTGAATTCGTGGCCACCACCACCCGAAAACCAAAAACATTCCGTGGAGGAGTTTCATTCATCATAGAAGCAGGTATCTCCTATGGTGGAGACTCTGGAAGAATGGTTGGTGATCAGAGAAAAGCAGAGATAATGCGTTTTGCTAACCGGGTTCCACTGGCCTTTGACCAGGGAAGCTGTGCCATTACCGAAGCACTCAAAAGTGTTGACTGGAAACGTTACGGTATAAGAGACCTTGATAACGCTCCTATAACTGTTTTTGTGAATATTATATCCACCAATGTGCCTTACTTATCCACAGGTAAGCAGAGTGTGGCTCCTGAACCAGAAATTCTCCATGAAGTGCGTCAGGCCACCATGAAAATTGCCAGGAGCATGCAGAAGTACATACGCGCTAAAAAAGCTGCTAAAGAAGAAGCAATGCGTTCCAAGGTCTTTGAAAACCTGGTTCCAGTTATAATCCGTGAATCAGCAATACTTGCTGAGAAGGATGTTCCGGAATATGATGCAGTGTTAGCTAAAGTTACTCGCAGAGCCAAATACGAAGGCGTGGTTCAAGATGAATAA
- a CDS encoding KH domain-containing protein produces the protein MPNTEYLKIPKERVGVLIGPHGKTKETIEKTTETIIEVDSEAGSIAISPQEDAKDPLAVWKARYMVKAIGRGFNPEIALKLIDDDVMLEIINLPDYVGKSKKAVLRQKGRIIGKDGKTRDIITEMTGTYVSIYGKTVSIIGEMEHLQIAKEAVEMILDGARHKTVYSFLERKKQEMKLREIKMGPSYILKD, from the coding sequence TTGCCCAACACAGAATATCTGAAGATCCCCAAAGAGAGAGTGGGAGTACTTATTGGACCACACGGAAAAACCAAAGAGACCATTGAAAAAACCACCGAAACAATTATTGAAGTGGATAGTGAAGCTGGAAGCATAGCTATATCCCCACAAGAAGATGCTAAAGATCCTTTAGCAGTTTGGAAAGCCCGTTACATGGTTAAAGCCATAGGCAGAGGTTTTAACCCAGAAATAGCCCTTAAATTAATTGATGATGATGTGATGCTGGAAATCATCAACTTGCCAGATTACGTTGGAAAGTCTAAAAAAGCTGTTTTAAGGCAAAAAGGACGTATTATTGGTAAAGATGGTAAAACCCGTGATATAATCACGGAAATGACTGGCACTTATGTGTCCATCTACGGTAAAACTGTGTCCATCATTGGAGAAATGGAACATCTTCAAATTGCCAAGGAGGCCGTGGAGATGATTCTAGATGGTGCTAGGCACAAAACAGTCTATTCTTTCCTGGAACGAAAAAAACAGGAAATGAAACTGAGAGAAATAAAGATGGGACCATCATATATACTCAAAGATTAA
- a CDS encoding serine protein kinase RIO, which yields MESQITKSDINLQKMREVKRIKSVEDKRVGSEVFDRITLKTLYKLANQGYIHLLNGAISTGKEANVFKGADEDGKIVAVKIYRVTTSDFKKMQYYIQGDPRFNVRSNSKRQLINNWVLKEFKNLNRACEAGVRVPRPIVAKNNVLVMEFIGDKDGSPARLMRQSHISNPEYVSDKIIDYVKKLYKDAELVHGDLSGFNILIQDGEPVIIDLSQGLVVDHPLSGELLNRDIENLSKDFKKMGIEISHDEIKRKIIDL from the coding sequence ATGGAATCCCAGATAACCAAATCAGACATCAACCTGCAGAAAATGCGGGAAGTAAAGCGTATTAAAAGCGTGGAAGACAAAAGGGTGGGTAGTGAAGTCTTTGATAGGATCACTCTAAAAACTCTGTACAAGCTGGCTAATCAGGGTTATATTCACCTTTTAAATGGAGCCATAAGTACTGGAAAAGAGGCGAATGTCTTTAAAGGAGCAGATGAGGATGGTAAAATTGTTGCAGTTAAGATCTACAGGGTCACCACCTCTGATTTCAAGAAAATGCAGTATTACATCCAGGGAGACCCACGTTTCAATGTAAGGAGCAACAGTAAGCGTCAACTCATTAATAACTGGGTTTTAAAGGAATTTAAAAACCTTAACCGAGCATGTGAAGCAGGGGTGCGAGTACCCAGACCAATTGTAGCTAAAAATAACGTACTGGTCATGGAATTCATTGGAGATAAAGATGGAAGCCCGGCCCGTCTTATGAGACAGTCCCACATTTCCAACCCAGAATATGTTTCTGATAAAATAATAGATTACGTTAAAAAGTTATATAAGGATGCAGAACTGGTTCATGGAGACCTTTCTGGTTTTAACATTCTTATACAGGATGGCGAACCAGTTATAATTGACTTGTCCCAGGGTTTGGTTGTTGATCATCCCTTATCAGGGGAGCTTCTAAACAGAGATATAGAGAACTTAAGTAAAGATTTTAAAAAAATGGGTATTGAAATATCCCATGACGAGATTAAGAGAAAGATTATCGATTTATGA
- the eif1A gene encoding translation initiation factor eIF-1A: MSRGNSRGPQTQEVRRVRSPRRGEIPGVVEQIMGHGKLKVRCADGKIRLCRIPGKMKKRIWIREGDVVLVKPWAFQSDEKADVIWRYTRTESNYLERRGFLKL, translated from the coding sequence TTGAGCAGAGGAAATAGTCGCGGTCCGCAAACACAAGAAGTAAGAAGGGTCAGGTCCCCCAGAAGGGGAGAAATACCAGGAGTGGTGGAACAAATTATGGGTCATGGTAAACTTAAGGTACGATGTGCCGATGGTAAAATCAGGCTTTGCCGTATTCCTGGAAAGATGAAGAAAAGGATCTGGATTAGAGAAGGTGATGTTGTCCTGGTCAAACCATGGGCCTTCCAGAGTGATGAAAAAGCAGACGTTATTTGGAGATATACCAGAACTGAATCCAACTACCTGGAACGTCGCGGATTCCTCAAACTATAA
- the glp gene encoding gephyrin-like molybdotransferase Glp — protein sequence MGKEFLNLMDPDDVKKVIDSLNIERKIEMVTLSDAYQRVLAEDVYAAIDLPPFDRASMDGYAVQAQDTFGASEDDPITLDLIEKIRAGDDPSQKVRKGTCSEVGTGAPMPEGSDAVVMVEVTDIQENKVQILEAVTPGTNRALRGSDIQKGKFLLAKGTLLTADKIGALSAIGLEKIPVFAKPTVAVISTGNELIKPDEELRHGKLYDINSESIANAVKSCGCIPLASTIAKDDYDSIKNKIDEYKHADVIITSGGTSAGAGDVLRQVVEDMGEVLVHGISVKPGKPTLIGTLPDEDVDIILFGLPGYPVSALMIFHGFVAPFLRGVAGVKKFMEKQKVSTLKLSRRYHSARGRSHLVLVKIEENIAHPILKDSGAITALADADGYFEVPKNVEIIEKGEEIEVLPLSGL from the coding sequence ATGGGCAAAGAATTCTTAAATCTAATGGATCCAGACGATGTGAAAAAGGTCATAGACTCTCTGAACATAGAACGGAAGATTGAAATGGTTACTTTGAGTGATGCCTATCAACGAGTTCTGGCGGAAGATGTTTATGCAGCTATTGATCTTCCTCCCTTTGACCGGGCATCAATGGATGGATATGCAGTACAGGCTCAGGATACTTTTGGAGCTTCAGAGGATGACCCCATCACTTTAGATTTAATAGAAAAAATCAGAGCAGGGGATGACCCTTCCCAAAAAGTTAGAAAAGGAACTTGTAGTGAAGTGGGTACCGGTGCTCCCATGCCAGAGGGTTCTGATGCAGTGGTAATGGTTGAAGTTACCGATATCCAGGAGAACAAGGTCCAGATATTGGAGGCAGTTACCCCAGGAACTAACCGGGCCCTCAGGGGATCTGACATTCAAAAGGGTAAATTCCTTTTGGCAAAAGGTACTCTTTTAACCGCTGATAAGATCGGTGCTTTAAGTGCAATTGGCCTGGAAAAAATCCCAGTTTTTGCCAAGCCAACCGTGGCAGTTATCTCCACTGGAAATGAATTAATAAAACCAGATGAGGAACTTCGGCACGGTAAACTCTACGATATCAATTCAGAATCCATAGCAAATGCAGTTAAATCATGTGGGTGCATACCGTTAGCTTCCACAATAGCCAAAGATGATTATGATTCTATAAAAAACAAAATTGATGAATATAAACATGCTGATGTAATAATTACCTCGGGAGGAACATCGGCTGGTGCGGGGGATGTTCTGCGCCAGGTGGTGGAAGATATGGGAGAAGTTCTGGTCCATGGAATTTCAGTAAAACCAGGTAAACCCACTTTAATCGGTACTTTACCTGATGAAGATGTTGATATTATTTTGTTTGGACTTCCAGGATATCCTGTATCTGCTTTGATGATTTTTCATGGATTTGTAGCCCCCTTTTTAAGAGGAGTTGCGGGTGTTAAAAAATTCATGGAGAAACAAAAGGTATCTACACTTAAATTGTCACGAAGGTATCATTCTGCCAGGGGAAGAAGCCACCTTGTGCTGGTAAAAATAGAAGAAAATATTGCTCATCCAATATTAAAGGATTCTGGGGCAATAACTGCCCTTGCTGATGCAGATGGTTACTTTGAAGTTCCCAAGAATGTAGAGATCATTGAAAAAGGTGAAGAAATAGAAGTATTGCCCTTATCAGGGCTCTAG
- a CDS encoding UPF0280 family protein gives MIKKRIHIQETNIILTSDVEPQYLLGFINKCRGELKNYIRMNPEFQTSLEPLKVGKAPLIVKMMVESAEIADVGPMAAVAGTISQLILNFLLNHEAQNVIVDNGGDIALKTSKDVIMGLYAGESSLSGRIGFKIRPRNTPMGICTSSGTVGHSISFGHADSVTVFASSASVADALATSIANHATGNNEVEQVENCLGKAENFREYLRGVLVVVGESAGTVGKIPDMVETNKKVVLGDLFDVY, from the coding sequence ATGATAAAAAAAAGGATCCATATCCAGGAAACCAACATAATACTCACATCCGATGTTGAACCCCAATACCTCCTTGGTTTTATTAATAAATGTAGGGGAGAACTGAAAAATTACATTCGAATGAATCCTGAATTTCAAACAAGTTTAGAACCATTGAAAGTTGGTAAAGCACCTCTAATTGTGAAGATGATGGTGGAATCTGCTGAAATAGCTGATGTGGGGCCTATGGCAGCAGTGGCTGGGACCATATCCCAGCTTATCCTTAACTTTTTACTGAATCATGAGGCTCAGAATGTCATTGTGGATAACGGGGGAGATATTGCCCTCAAAACCAGTAAAGATGTTATTATGGGATTATATGCAGGGGAATCATCCCTTTCAGGACGGATTGGATTTAAGATCAGGCCTCGCAATACCCCCATGGGAATCTGCACATCCTCCGGTACTGTGGGCCATTCCATCAGTTTTGGTCACGCAGACTCAGTTACAGTTTTTGCTTCTTCAGCGAGTGTGGCTGATGCACTGGCTACCTCCATTGCCAATCATGCCACCGGAAATAATGAAGTTGAACAGGTGGAGAATTGCCTGGGAAAAGCAGAGAATTTTCGAGAATACCTGCGGGGTGTTCTGGTGGTGGTTGGAGAATCAGCTGGCACAGTGGGGAAAATTCCTGATATGGTGGAAACCAATAAAAAAGTAGTTTTAGGGGATCTTTTCGATGTTTACTGA
- a CDS encoding PH domain-containing protein, protein MFNRKTNSNPGERVVFQTRPRFLASLKSTILKLIILLVILYFFRSIMALAFTLQEYAVQMVQIPLIQATFYILILIIALLILSMLLDIVSWRRKEYQLTNQRVIVKSGLVRRKKSYIHYSKIQDIDVYQGVVDRIFSAGDIEIYGGHEHTNILLEDVPNPREVEDIIDRVMVGEEVGFKPPRSKTPRKSIIDEYDQKFKR, encoded by the coding sequence ATGTTTAACAGAAAGACTAATTCAAATCCAGGGGAAAGGGTAGTATTCCAGACCAGACCCCGATTTTTGGCCAGCCTGAAATCGACCATTCTTAAATTAATAATCCTTCTGGTGATACTTTACTTTTTCAGGAGTATAATGGCATTAGCATTCACCTTACAGGAATATGCGGTGCAGATGGTACAGATTCCTCTGATTCAAGCCACATTTTACATTCTTATACTTATAATTGCCCTTTTGATACTATCCATGCTCTTAGATATTGTATCCTGGAGGCGGAAGGAGTATCAACTCACCAACCAGCGGGTAATAGTAAAAAGTGGATTGGTTAGGAGAAAAAAATCTTACATACATTACAGTAAGATTCAGGATATTGATGTTTATCAGGGTGTAGTTGACCGGATATTTTCAGCAGGAGACATAGAGATTTATGGAGGTCATGAACACACTAACATCCTTTTGGAGGATGTTCCTAATCCACGTGAAGTAGAGGATATTATTGATCGGGTTATGGTTGGTGAAGAAGTGGGTTTCAAACCCCCGCGTAGTAAAACCCCCAGAAAATCAATTATCGATGAATATGACCAAAAGTTTAAAAGATAG
- a CDS encoding NAD(P)/FAD-dependent oxidoreductase encodes MKNYDVAVVGAGPVGSTFARHMAEKGFEVAILEKKREIGVPLQCAGLLGKKIKKINILPDEFIINPVNGAFLHSPEDTVLSVSKEKPEAYVVDRIGYDKFLAQLAIDSGAELFLNHRVETVDSVNGVITLKNNENTKISADVVVGADGHSSVVSEAFNPHVESFQAAQYLIDVGAKRFQKDYVHLYVDSRVSPGFLWAIPLSESTARVGLFSDVNYHQSTVILNELLAKRSELKGATILKKYYGVIPKYNSQKQLVKDKVILLGDAASQVKPTTGGGLIMGFSCAEIASQSVTTALENENTEMLMNYYKDYQNQFKNELKVQLMVHRIFKSLTDADLEYMFMKLKQVGAEEIISQYGDMDSQSPLVKEMFKRGILFSILPKMLSWRISSLWK; translated from the coding sequence ATGAAAAACTACGATGTGGCAGTGGTTGGCGCAGGGCCAGTGGGCTCAACCTTTGCCAGGCATATGGCAGAAAAAGGCTTTGAAGTAGCTATCCTTGAGAAAAAAAGGGAAATCGGCGTTCCACTTCAATGTGCAGGGCTTTTAGGTAAAAAAATCAAAAAAATAAATATTTTACCTGATGAATTCATAATTAACCCTGTGAACGGAGCATTCCTCCACTCTCCAGAGGATACTGTGCTTTCAGTCAGTAAAGAAAAACCAGAAGCATATGTTGTGGATAGAATAGGGTATGATAAGTTTTTAGCACAACTTGCCATTGATTCTGGTGCTGAATTATTTTTAAATCACAGGGTTGAAACAGTAGATTCAGTTAATGGTGTTATAACTCTTAAAAATAATGAAAACACTAAAATATCAGCAGATGTGGTGGTGGGGGCTGATGGTCATTCATCAGTTGTATCTGAAGCGTTTAATCCTCATGTAGAATCGTTCCAGGCAGCCCAATATCTCATAGATGTGGGTGCAAAACGTTTTCAAAAGGACTATGTTCATCTTTATGTTGATTCCAGGGTATCTCCTGGTTTTTTATGGGCTATTCCTTTATCAGAAAGCACAGCCCGGGTGGGACTCTTTTCAGATGTCAATTATCATCAATCAACTGTAATTCTAAATGAATTACTGGCCAAACGCTCAGAACTTAAAGGAGCAACTATTTTAAAGAAGTATTATGGTGTAATCCCCAAATATAACTCTCAAAAGCAGCTGGTTAAAGACAAGGTCATCCTTCTGGGGGATGCCGCATCCCAGGTTAAACCCACCACTGGTGGTGGTCTTATAATGGGCTTTTCCTGTGCAGAAATAGCATCACAATCAGTAACAACTGCTCTGGAAAATGAAAACACGGAAATGCTTATGAATTATTATAAAGATTACCAGAATCAATTTAAAAACGAGCTTAAAGTTCAGTTAATGGTACACAGGATTTTCAAATCCCTCACTGACGCTGATCTGGAGTACATGTTCATGAAATTAAAACAAGTTGGAGCAGAAGAGATAATCTCCCAGTACGGAGATATGGATTCACAATCACCACTGGTTAAAGAAATGTTCAAAAGAGGCATTCTTTTCTCTATTCTTCCTAAAATGCTATCCTGGAGGATATCCAGCTTATGGAAATAG